The bacterium genome has a segment encoding these proteins:
- a CDS encoding PTS sugar transporter subunit IIA: MIRISEVIQEEGIVLDLQTHEKVSVIKELVSKLVNQGLVEDEETFLGDILKRENLESTGIGLGVAIPHARTVAAKNLILSFGRSAQGVDFNSLDGKPSHLIFLIAAPEAQKSHYIMALARLSKILRKEETRARLSNATSAEEVVTILKEAE; this comes from the coding sequence ATGATCCGTATATCTGAGGTGATACAAGAAGAAGGGATAGTGCTCGACTTGCAAACGCATGAAAAGGTATCCGTAATTAAGGAGCTTGTCTCAAAGCTAGTCAATCAGGGCCTTGTAGAAGACGAGGAGACGTTCCTTGGGGATATCCTGAAACGTGAAAACCTTGAAAGCACGGGTATTGGATTAGGCGTTGCGATACCGCACGCGAGAACCGTAGCCGCCAAGAATCTGATACTCTCCTTCGGCAGGTCTGCCCAGGGAGTCGATTTCAATTCGCTTGACGGGAAACCATCGCACCTTATCTTCCTTATAGCGGCTCCTGAAGCCCAGAAATCTCATTACATCATGGCTCTTGCCAGGCTTTCAAAGATACTCCGCAAGGAAGAGACTCGAGCCAGGTTGTCCAATGCAACAAGTGCTGAGGAGGTAGTAACCATACTGAAAGAGGCTGAATAG
- a CDS encoding universal stress protein produces the protein MYKRLLIYLDAATTKQEELEGIMDLASALRARLIALAVIPKEPENLTKEEKELREELEDRTWNFLYGIEDISFEREIKISLMLEEGEAEERIASVAKSYEADICATFAYKEIKAERLLRRLGNVPLLLLNQEGR, from the coding sequence GTGTACAAACGTCTGCTTATCTACTTAGATGCAGCTACTACAAAACAAGAGGAGCTCGAAGGTATTATGGATCTTGCTTCGGCTTTGCGCGCTCGTCTTATAGCGCTTGCTGTTATTCCGAAAGAACCGGAGAATTTAACCAAAGAAGAAAAAGAACTAAGAGAAGAACTGGAGGACAGAACATGGAACTTCCTCTATGGAATTGAGGATATATCATTTGAGAGAGAGATAAAGATATCGCTCATGCTTGAAGAAGGAGAGGCGGAAGAAAGAATCGCCTCGGTAGCCAAAAGCTACGAGGCTGACATATGCGCGACTTTCGCATATAAGGAAATCAAAGCCGAGCGTCTTCTTAGGAGGCTCGGCAATGTTCCCCTGCTTTTACTCAACCAGGAGGGACGATGA
- the mnmE gene encoding tRNA uridine-5-carboxymethylaminomethyl(34) synthesis GTPase MnmE, whose amino-acid sequence MILDRLQDVIVAPSTPPGRGALALVRVSGSQTLRLCDQIFRGEKRLTDAKGNSLVKGYIMSGDSIIDEVIAGVYKAPHSYTTEDIVEFSLHGNPLIVDRVTELLIKNGARLATPGEFTERAYLYGRIDVTQAEAVLAAVESETEEGVSAAMRQLQGNLSSQLSGVSAKLKNLVISLEAQLEFPEEDVPTSSITLELSELRTEVENLASAFRRGRSRGKGLNVMLVGRPNVGKSTLFNALLGEDRSIVTSVPGTTRDIVTGTIRLTAGQLRLYDGAGIGVAESLPDKLAVKRAIGAANRADFVIIVLDAVSGFVPADGELLKILREKPGIIVWNKIDSVKTIPNIPDIAGEPLSISALKRNNLDLLLEKLKQEVDSQGEIFFANQHQENQLKKLYELLNDALDAQYPDMRSNLLKEAMVMMSGAERPDVDADILRDIFSRFCIGK is encoded by the coding sequence ATGATACTCGATCGTCTTCAAGATGTCATTGTAGCTCCGTCGACGCCGCCCGGTCGCGGCGCATTGGCACTTGTAAGGGTATCGGGCTCTCAAACTCTTCGTCTTTGCGACCAGATATTCAGGGGAGAAAAGCGTCTTACCGACGCCAAAGGAAACAGCCTGGTCAAGGGTTATATAATGAGCGGGGATTCGATAATAGACGAAGTAATTGCCGGCGTTTACAAGGCTCCGCACAGCTATACAACCGAGGACATCGTGGAATTCAGTCTTCACGGTAACCCTCTTATAGTAGACAGAGTAACTGAACTTCTCATCAAGAACGGCGCTCGTCTGGCCACACCGGGCGAGTTTACCGAACGCGCCTATCTCTACGGCAGGATTGACGTGACTCAGGCCGAAGCTGTGCTTGCAGCCGTGGAATCAGAGACCGAGGAGGGCGTTTCGGCAGCCATGCGCCAGCTGCAGGGCAATCTCTCAAGCCAGCTTTCGGGCGTATCTGCGAAGCTGAAGAATCTTGTGATCTCGCTGGAAGCGCAGCTTGAATTTCCCGAGGAAGACGTTCCAACCTCATCAATCACCCTGGAACTTTCCGAGTTAAGGACTGAGGTTGAGAATCTCGCTTCCGCCTTCAGGAGAGGCCGCAGTCGCGGTAAGGGTCTCAATGTCATGCTTGTGGGCAGACCGAACGTAGGAAAATCTACTCTATTCAACGCTTTGCTAGGCGAGGACCGCTCAATTGTGACATCGGTGCCGGGTACTACCAGGGACATTGTTACGGGTACCATTCGTCTCACGGCGGGCCAGCTAAGGCTTTACGACGGCGCAGGCATAGGCGTCGCCGAATCCCTGCCCGACAAACTCGCTGTCAAGCGCGCCATTGGCGCCGCCAACAGGGCTGATTTCGTCATTATTGTCCTGGATGCAGTTTCGGGGTTTGTCCCTGCGGACGGCGAGCTTCTTAAGATACTGCGCGAGAAACCAGGAATCATCGTCTGGAACAAGATAGACTCCGTTAAAACCATCCCGAACATTCCGGATATTGCAGGTGAACCGCTATCAATATCGGCTTTAAAAAGGAATAACCTTGATTTGCTGCTTGAGAAGCTCAAGCAGGAGGTTGACTCTCAGGGAGAGATTTTCTTTGCAAACCAGCACCAGGAAAACCAGCTCAAGAAGCTTTACGAACTACTGAACGATGCCCTAGATGCGCAGTATCCCGATATGCGGTCGAATCTGTTGAAGGAAGCGATGGTCATGATGTCTGGAGCGGAACGACCGGATGTTGACGCAGATATTCTTCGGGATATATTTTCCCGATTTTGCATAGGAAAGTAG